Proteins encoded within one genomic window of Oryza brachyantha chromosome 7, ObraRS2, whole genome shotgun sequence:
- the LOC102716145 gene encoding ruvB-like 2, with amino-acid sequence MAELKGLSESRDLTRIERIGAHSHIRGLGLDSSLEARDVSEGMVGQLPARRAAGLILQLIRQGNIAGRAVLIAGQPGTGKTALAMGIAKSLGAETPFASVAASELFSLDLSKTEALTQAFRRSIGVRIKEEAEIIEGEVVEISIDRPVSAAVASGSSAPSGVVAAGKTGRLTLKTTDMETVYELGGKMIEALGKEKVQSGDVVALDKASGKVTKLGRSIGRSRDYDAVGPHTKFVKCPEGELQKRKEVVHCVTLHEIDVINSRTQGFLALFTGDTGEIRAEVREQIDTKVAEWREEGKAEIVPGVLFIDEVHMLDIECFSFLNRALENDMAPILVVATNRGITSIRGTNYRSPHGIPPDFLDRLLIITTQPYTEDDIRKILDIRCDEEDVEMSADAKVLLTKIGVETSLRYAIHLITSAALSCQKRKGKIVEMEDISRVYQLFLDVKRSTQYLMEYQSQYMFNEVPGEADGDDAMQS; translated from the exons ATGGCGGAGCTGAAGGGGCTGTCGGAGAGCCGCGACCTGACTCGGATCGAGCGCATCGGCGCGCACTCCCACATCCGGGGGCTGGGCCTGGACTCCTCGCTCGAGGCCCGCGACGTCTCGGAGGGGATGGTCGGGCAGctccccgcgcgccgcgccgccgggctCATCCTGCAGCTCATCCGCCAGGGGAAtatcgccggccgcgccgtgcTCATCGCCGGGCAGCCCGGCACCGGGAAGACCGCCCTCGCCATGGGCATCGCCAAGTCCCTCGGCGCCGAGACGCCCttcgcctccgtcgccgcATCCGAGCTCTTTTCCCTCGACCTCTCCAAGACCGAGGCACTCACCCAGGCCTTTCGCCGCTCTATCGGCGTCCGCAtcaaggaggaggcggagataATCGAGGGTGAGGTCGTTGAAATCTCAATTGACCGCCCTGTCTCAGCGGCAGTTGCCAGCGGCAGCTCCGCGCCTTCTGGTGTTGTCGCGGCTGGGAAGACTGGGCGGCTCACGCTAAAGACGACGGACATGGAGACGGTGTATGAGCTCGGCGGCAAGATGATTGAGGCCCTGGGGAAAGAGAAGGTCCAGAGCGGGGATGTGGTTGCACTTGACAAGGCCTCTGGGAAGGTGACCAAGCTTGGCCGCTCAATTGGGAGGTCGCGGGATTACGATGCTGTTGGCCCTCACACCAAGTTCGTGAAGTGCCCTGAGGGTGAGCTCCAGAAGCGCAAGGAGGTCGTGCATTGCGTCACCTTACATGAAATTGATGTCATCAATAGCCG GACACAGGGTTTTCTTGCACTTTTCACTGGTGACACTGGTGAAATTCGTGCAGAGGTTCGGGAGCAGATTGATACAAAAGTTGCTGAatggagagaggaagggaaggCTGAGATTGTGCCTGGAGTCCTTTTTATTGATGAAGTCCACATGCTAGATATTGAATGCTTCTCCTTCCTAAACCGTGCACTGGAAAATGACATGGCTCCAATCCTAGTCGTTGCAACAAATCGAGGGATCACGTCCATACGTGGAACAAACTACCGATCACCACATGGTATACCACCTGATTTCCTTGATCGGCTCTTAATCATCACGACACAGCCTTACACAGAGGATGATATCCGGAAGATCTTAGACATCAGGTGTGACGAAGAAGACGTGGAAATGTCTGCAGATGCCAAGGTTTTGCTCACAAAGATTGGAGTGGAGACCTCCCTGAGGTATGCGATCCACCTGATCACTTCGGCTGCGCTATCTTGCCAGAAACGCAAGGGTAAGATTGTGGAGATGGAGGATATAAGCCGGGTCTACCAGCTATTCCTGGACGTCAAGAGATCGACACAGTACTTGATGGAGTATCAGAGCCAGTACATGTTCAATGAGGTGCCAGGGGAAGCAGATGGGGACGATGCCATGCAGTCATAG